The genomic stretch AGTCCCAAAAGGCAGCTGTTGGAAGTCTTGTCCACATGTTAAAGACCGCGCCTCCACTTCGCCAAGATCAGAGCTGTTCATCGCAGTCTTCCGACTTAAATGGAGAAGTTAGCATGAATAGTTCCTTCTTGTCTAGGAAAACAAGTGACGCATTGGAGGAACTCCAAACCTacaaagagatgaagaactttcttcTTTCCGAGAGTGGAGCTATGACTAAGCTACAAGAATCTCTTCGACAGAAAAACAGAAACAAAGAGTGATGATACTTAGCCGAATAATCAGACACTAATGAGACTATCCAGGAGCTAATTTTTACGAAGATACATACCTGCACAAAGGCCAGCGACTCAAAATGATGCCCATAAGATTTATTGTTGTACATATAGCAAGATTGTCTGTTGTTTGGAACTCTTAAAACTTTCTCCTAGAAAATTGCTTGTTTCAAACTGATTATTTACCTAATTATCAAGTGTCCCGCAGAGTGTTTCGCAGCTGTAAATGCCTGTTATCTTACCAACTCTGTGTCCATTTATTTATGGTTAATTTATATCTTGTGAAAAGTGAGTGTTGAAGGATTTGTCATCACAATGAATCTCTAGTGTCTTGTGTCATTACATGGATAATTCTGCTATTGAATTTCAGTTTCTCTAGTTGAGGTTGTGGCGAGCAAAACGGGTGGGTAGAAGTGATCTGAGCTGGTTTGTGTGTTCTGGTCGAATCGCTTAAACCATTCTCGTAAGTAGAATAAGATATTGGAACTCTAAAACCATTTTACTTGTTATGATCGAGTTGATTAAAACTGACTATTGAATTTGCCTATCGTATAATTCAAATCTCATTCGACCGAAAGTTCGAACCAGTTTGGATCAgatttaaggtaaaaaaaaatatttttaaacacaaatttgatgTGCTCAACTTAAAATGTTTGGAAGTTTAAAATGGCATAGATCGATAGAAATTTATGTTAGTTGACTTATAAAGATTTTCACAAATTTCCAAAAGACTTTTTTCTAGCTCTAAATTCTATTACAAGTGGACTTGTGATTGGACTCGCAACCATCAAATAACAAATTCCCAACAGCTTGCAACAAACAACAGTTATGTTTACATTTACATGACTCATTATAACACGATGCATACAACAGGCTGACTGGTCTCACCACCGGGTTCTCGTCTAGCCAAGCAAAAAACATGGCTGAAATACCCAGAATATGAGACAGTAGACACGACTCAGTGACGGCAGTATGGGCATATACACTGTGCTCAGCAACTGACATATGTTGGGGGTAAAAGAACCAAACTCGAAATTTGGTCCGGTGTTGAAGGTCTATTTACAGTTTCAGTATACGGGGATGGTCATTTGAGAGCTGCCCCCACCATGCGTACCATTGCTTTTGAACCAGAAATATGAGATCCCCGTGATGGCTGCTTGCCGAGCGATTTGCAGCCTGCACACAAACCTTAGCTCTGCCCATAAAGTATTGCCTGCAACGCCTGTTTTGATGTATCGGTCATATCCATCAAGGTCTGACTGCGACACTACCTCATAAGAGCTTTCATCAAAGTGTAGATGTGTTTCAGTGATGAGGAGCATTGGAGACTTTATGGAGAGATCTTTAGAAGAGATACACCTTTCAATTCTTTGCACTCTGAGGTGGTAGAAGTGTTGAACAGCCTGAAAAATTAATTACCAAGAATTGTAAATCTTTGTCATGTTATGATCGATCATGGAGCTAAGCATAGAATTCAAACATTTTTAAGGTGCGACACAAGTTCTTGATGGCAATTAGTAACTTCTATTAATTACTAATGAAAAGTTTCAAAGATGTATCAGTGACAAAAGTTTGCAGAGCACATGATATTATCCCCACACTGTACTTCGTCGATTTTCCAACAAACAAAATATAatagatgaagaaaaaaaaagccattttaaaaaatgaaataaatgatGTATGGCATAGAGTAATAAACTAACCTTCCACTGTGAAGAAGCTAAATGTACTCTTGGTCTGTTCACTTTCACGTATTGGTATGCAGCAGTTGGAGTCATTTGCTTATGTTGCACCTGTGAAACAGAGTTCCTATTACCTTCCTCACATTGAATATTAGATGATTAGTccttttaaattagatttatgcGTACCAAGTAGCATAGCACAATGGTTGTACTGCGCCCTCGACCCGCTTTGCAGTGAACATATGTTATTTTCCCACTGTTGCTGTTCCCTTTTGTAAATTTGGCATGGCAAAGAAGATAACCAACCATCAAATGTAGAGGTAATGAAGGGAGGTTATTTGTATCACATATATAAAGGTCCAAGAAGAAAACATACTAGACATATTTAGCTAATGATGACCATTCATTAGCTAGTAGAGGTCATTGTCATGTAAGCTTGAATTTAGAAATACCACCAAGCCATACATTACAAACAATACTAGAAGTTAACTACAACCTAAAATATTTCACATGCATAATTACTTTTAGTTGATAAACGCcattaataaatatgaaatgcaATTGTCAGAAAATGATTGAATGATTAGTATTGAAAGAAAGTCACACCATTTCCTAACTAGATGGaagaattattattatcattatttttaaagagaattagataATTGATATGTTCATAGTAAGCATAAGATGGTGGGTACTTACTATGGATGAAGTCCACAGCTAGACATATATCTCCAAGTGATGGAGCAAAGAGGTAATCTCTTGTGGGTATCAGCAAATGTTCAATCCCGTAGGCCTATTCCGAAgaaccaaaaaaataaataaatagcgaATGATACTTGAGCTCATCacattaataagagaaaagatacGTGCAGGATCTATTACTCCTGATTAACAGAGAATGCTACATAATAAGAGTCAAACGATCAAGAATAAAGCCTCTGTCCAATGGTAAAGATGCTCCATTATTGCATGAATGAGAGGGGTGGGTGAAAAAATCCCATCCAATGGGTAACTGATCCAACCAGAACGTATATGACctaaaatttggattattttgGTTTTGGGGTTGATGCATAGGCTAGAAATTTAATGTATTCAGATCATGATTTGTTTCTCGTTATCTAATTCAAAATGCAAATAAAGGAGAGCCGGTCCAAGTGATAGATAATTGATTTGGAATTTAACCATGAAAATACTAGAAAATTTAGCAGAGAAATAAACTAAGAGTAAAGCACAACTAGTGTTTAGTAGCTCAAATCAAGGGTCACCAGTAAACTAAATTTCCTGCTGATGCTATTGGTAAACCTCATGGAGGATATGGCTTCTATTTTATGAAGTTAGTGGAAAGAATCAATCTAACTACATCAATCACCAAGTTTATGACTAATAAAGTAGATCAAATTTCTAATTATTCAATCAAAACCTTTCTACACACTATAATCTAGGTATATAGAAAAAATaaccaaaaggaaaactactcacaTAATATAAGGAATTAGGTACCAGCGTCTCATATGGCTCATTCAATGTAATGACTCCACCGACGCCAAGTTTCTTCAAGCGAGGAACATCACTAGGAAATGGAACAGCACCTAAGAGTAGAAACTGAAACAGAAACTATGTGTAACTAACTAATCGACAGGTTCAACAGAGTAGAATCAGTTATAACCAAAAGGGGGAAAAGGCAACAAACAAATCTGATATGCATTACAATTCCAACACAAGAATCATGAAACCTTATTAGAACATTAGAGGCTAGAAATTATTATCCAAAAGTCAAAACTTCAGAATAATCTCCAGATATGCATTACGACTCAGCACAGGAAATCATGAAACGTCACTATTAAATAAATGAGGCTAGAAATTCTTATCCAAAAGTCAAAACTTCAGAATCATCTCCTGGCATTACGGCTCAGGCACGAGAAATCATGAAACATcactaaaatatttaaatcattatCCAAAAGTCAAAACTTCAGAATATTTTTTTGTTTGTATCTCAAGAATTCTGACGGTCCAACTAATAAATTTGAAGTGGTCAAAGGAGCTTCAATTATCCACAGCAATTGGTTGTTATAAAATCATGTcaataaaaagagaaaaattgGTTAAAGAAAATGATGATTCAAGGGGGGAACAAACCTCATCGATTTGATCCCACCAATGGAACTCGGGTTCAATCATATTGCGCAGAACATTGTAGCCAAGCGTCGGGTAAAAGAGAATCCGAGCCCCGATTCCGACCGCCGCTCTCTTCGCATCGAGAAACACAACCCTTTCGCCACCGATCCCTGAAATCGACCTCTCCCCATCTCCTCCGCCAGCGCACTCCTTCTCTAACTCCTCGATACGCATAGCTCCAGATCCAATTCCTCGAAGACACAAGCAGAAGCCGCCAATCAAGCGTCTAATTTCTCCACCCTCGTCGAGGACAAGGCCGTCGATCGCAAACCAACAGGAAAAGGGGAAAGTGGATTTCCAGAACAAGAAACTCCCACCGTTGCCTGCCTGCCTTCGTTCGATTCGGAGGATCAGCAAATCGATCTGCTCCGCTGTCTCGATCCTTTCGCCTTTCCTGTTTTAAAAACCGCCGAACAACCGTTCCGCTCTTCCCAACCACCGTTCCGCTCCGCCGTCGACGTTAATATAGGAGAGGTCCGGTAAATGTGCGTCGAGATTCGCAAAAAAGTCAAATCGATGGAGCGCGGACGGTCACGATGAGATTTTGAATTCGTCGCGAGCGGATAACCACGGATGACGATTGCCTGtcagtaccaagtctccatacacAGAAGTGAACCTTCTCATTGGGTCTTACCGTAGGGCCTACCGGTGTTAACGATTCGAGTCTGACCGAGGACACGGGAGAGGCGACGGCGGTGACTCTTGCGAGAGCGAAATCGAGCCGCGGGACTCCGGGGTGAATTGAGttgagatcctctgtccccaaaatGGTGTGTCTCCATGTCCCCTCGTCGATCGGACGATCATGATGGCCTCGTGATGTGCACTGCATCTTTGAGATATAATTTAACCCGTCCGATCGACGAGGGGACATGAGGACACACCATTTTGGGGACAGAAGATCTCAACTCGGGTGAATTGGTCCACTCATAGAGATCCACGAGAAGCGGGCCCCGCGGAGTCCTTCCAACGAGTGGACAAAATTCAGTAATGGGTCTCGAATGAGATATTTTATCATCTTcctgtttatttatttttgtggTGTCCAATCGAAGTCATAGCTTTTTGGCTAAAATTTCTTAGTAAATAAGGTTTTGTAGGGATTGGAAGGGAAATGGAATGGTTTCGTGgacaaagaagaaaaaacaaaggcgatagattttgatttttcaaaagaatCATTAAAAAAACCTGAATATTGACCGTTCCACTGTTTAATTAAAGGGAAAGGAAAATTTAGATATATTTACCCATGTTGGATTTTCAATTCATGAATCAATTACAACTGTGACTTATTACAAGAGAGATTTTCTTTTAATGAAAAGTAAACTTAGAAGGTTGGTCAACTGGATGagcattaatatttttttattttattctaatattCAGTAAAATTTGTTTTATGGGTTTGAGAAGTCACCTATGATTAAtcggttcaaaaaaaaaaaaaatgaatacctAATagtaactaaaaaaaaaaatcttatgaaAATAATATAAGAGGAGCATATGATACACTTTTTAAtatagaaaaaattttctaagaaattaAATAGgtctaaacaaataaaataagtaaAACAAAATTCCTACTGAATCTTGGTATAATGGAATATGGTTACATTGGCAGACGCTAATTATACACGACAATGTGTAGGTGTTGAAAAACTAAGTCTATATTGTTTGATGTTTTAAAAATtgtgatatttaattttttaacaaaaaagaaacaaatataaatagtatttgagtttttttttgttaGATAATCATTTACAATTTGGCCCTCCATCGAAGCACCAAAATCACTGTTCGGATTCAACCCGTTTGGTTAACTATAGACAAACTAGTCTCCATGGGCTGGATCGGTAAAATTCATCATCTGCTAGGTTAGGCCTGatcatcatatgcaaaagtgaaTTACGAGTTAGATAACTTCCcccctctctctctttctctctctatatataactTGACTAATATGATTCAGACGCTTGGATTGAATACATGATTCATTGAGTAAGTTTTTTtaggatatattatatgtatttatgaTTTAAGGTTTTATGATTTAAGAGTTGGGTTATAATAACTTTAAaccaataaaattttttatttaggaTTCAAGTTTTCCTCTTAGATTATAATAATgttcaagattaaaaattttagatactcacgaagtatattatatatatttagaatttttaattttaaaatttagaagttAAGTTATCATAAAtttaagctaataagatttttttCTTAGGGTTCAAACTTCTCTATTAGATTATActgttcaaaattaaaaattttaaatcttcaTATAGTGTTCATCTTTAGGAAAatatttggtttaaaaaaaattaaattaaatccagACACTTGGATCATTATAGCATaggtaggggtgtcaaaaatgaacccgacccgacgacccaacccgagtcgacccgaaaaaaatcaggttcgggttgggcattttcgggttcgggtcgggttcgggttggagggttggagagcaaaaaaatttcgggttgggtcgggtcgggttcgggttgacccgggttgacctgggttggcttaaatatagggttttgtgggtttttttggggttaaatcaaattttattttaaaaatttatatgttttaatgtatgtttgtatgataatgatggagtattgagataaaagtgaagaattatagggaaaatagcccaaaaaagtcattttgaattagattttcgggttatatgggtcgggttcgggttgatcgggttggttgggttcgggttcgggttaaggtgttttgggttgaactcgggttcgggtcgggttcgggttgggttaaaaaaaaaaaaaaaaaactcaacccgacccaacccgacccgacccacccgaattgacacccctaagcATAGGTGAATGTGCAATGTTTCATCCATAACATAATAGTTATATATATTTCAGTCCGCAAATTAATCTGAGTCTATCAGACCATCTGACCTCGTAATCCACACAAATTATTCCATTTAGATTTGTTTtcaaatagataaataaaattttaattcaacctatttaaattatttgataGAATAAACGGTTATAAAGATCTCTAAACTCGATTGGTCTTCCGGCCATTCCAATCATCCATTTCGAAAATTGGCATCGTCCGAAGGAACAATCAAGGGATGACGTTCATCTTCTTTTGTCGTGAATGACCACTTATTGTATTACAACTATCCATTTGCTAATATTATAACAATTTAATTCTTGGATCCATATGTTTGCCTGTATTCAACTCAACCGATCTCAAAAGAAAAATCTTGAAAAAAGTAAAAGTAGAAAAGATCTGAAATCAAAACAAACAAGCTCATCAACTCCAACAGCTTGAAACAGAGACTTCCTGGGGGAaaacgaaaagaaaaaaaaaagaggttcTTTGAAGCATTTCAACAAACAGGGGAGAGGCGTAAAGGGAGGAGACTGAAACGGAGCGAGTAGCTGCACGCGGACACGCACAATGTCACAGACCAAGCAACGAATCACTGCGAGAACTCAGAGGAGAATAATTTCCACGCCTCACACGACTAAGGCCGTGGAGTTAATCCTAGCCAGGCGCATCCAGATCGCCGGCGAAGTCGACCGCGACGCCACCACGCCGTCGCGGATCTGCCGCAGCTTCGAAACCAGAAGCACCAGCCTCCGGAACGGCGCGAGCACGAGCGTGAAGGGAATGAGCCAGATTCCCAGCTCCAGTATCAGCATCGGAGACCTTctacttcttctccttcctactcTGCTCGCGCAGGCATATAAACACTCAGTTTAAACCGGACCGGAAAAGGCCGAACCGGCAACTCATGGACGGTTCAGCCGGTTGAATGATTGATGCCGTGCGTTGCTTTGCGTGTTGCAGAACACAAAGCATCTCAGGTTAAATGATTGAGTTTTCATTTAGTTGGATTTATTGATTAGTTTGGGAAGATCAatctaattttataaaaaatttaatcaatcaTCAGGATAAATAAATCAGAAATTCTTCAATAACACCAAAAATTCATGATTTTATTGTTGAATATTGAAACATAATTGATTAGTTTAGGACAAATGAAGCGTGTAGTGATAGATTAAGATCATTTTAGTTGTTTGCTCACATGATTTTTATATGTAGGGAGTGATCATCAAATAGTATTATTGAATATAATTGAACACGACCTCTTGATTAAAGATTTTGCATGAAATGGAACTGAAGACAAGCGGGGGAGAATAGTCTAATACTCATTTAGGTCAGAAGAAAAGGGTGTCTATTAATCATTTTTGCCGTTTTTTATCCCAATTTGCTTACTGGTATGTTACTCAAAGTTGGTTAGTTATTCAGTCAGTCATTTTGTATGAAAAATGGATATCGAAGTTTGAAAAAGGACTTGTGTAGTGATAAATCAAACTTAAACTCAATTTGATGAGCAATAATACAAATAATATGAAATGTTTTAATATTAGGAGTATCAATTTGGATAGATCGGAAGGGTCGGATTGAGTCACATATAAGCGaggatattaaaaaaaatcttaatc from Zingiber officinale cultivar Zhangliang chromosome 5B, Zo_v1.1, whole genome shotgun sequence encodes the following:
- the LOC121984963 gene encoding phosphatidylglycerophosphate phosphatase PTPMT2-like — translated: MRIEELEKECAGGGDGERSISGIGGERVVFLDAKRAAVGIGARILFYPTLGYNVLRNMIEPEFHWWDQIDEFLLLGAVPFPSDVPRLKKLGVGGVITLNEPYETLVPNSLYYAYGIEHLLIPTRDYLFAPSLGDICLAVDFIHRNSNSGKITYVHCKAGRGRSTTIVLCYLVQHKQMTPTAAYQYVKVNRPRVHLASSQWKAVQHFYHLRVQRIERCISSKDLSIKSPMLLITETHLHFDESSYEVVSQSDLDGYDRYIKTGVAGNTLWAELRFVCRLQIARQAAITGISYFWFKSNGTHGGGSSQMTIPVY